In Nitrospirota bacterium, one DNA window encodes the following:
- a CDS encoding ParB/RepB/Spo0J family partition protein → MKTALGRGLDALIPDKGDNITHIDIDRILPGMQQPRKVFNESALNELSASIKEKGVLQPILVSRSGDGSFYLIAGERRWRAATLAGLKKIPAIIKNVDSRDSLEMALIENIQREELNPIETAEGFNRLLQEFNLTQEDLADKVEDMLYAGKLSMGHARALLALEGKINQVEAARKIIKNGLSVRETELLAQKTKKSAKISRDNDPQIASLEEKLLRHLGTKVHIAQKNKKKGKIEIEYYSLEELNRLLDILMT, encoded by the coding sequence GTGAAGACGGCACTGGGTAGAGGGCTTGATGCTCTCATCCCTGACAAGGGAGATAATATTACTCACATTGATATAGATAGGATACTGCCCGGAATGCAGCAACCGAGAAAGGTATTCAATGAAAGCGCCCTGAACGAGCTTTCTGCATCAATAAAAGAAAAAGGTGTGTTGCAGCCAATCCTTGTTTCAAGGTCAGGGGATGGCTCATTTTATCTGATTGCCGGAGAGAGAAGGTGGCGGGCAGCAACCCTTGCCGGACTGAAAAAGATACCTGCTATCATCAAGAATGTTGATTCACGCGACTCCCTTGAAATGGCATTGATCGAGAATATTCAGAGAGAAGAACTCAATCCGATCGAAACAGCAGAGGGCTTCAACCGTCTGCTGCAGGAGTTCAATCTGACCCAGGAAGACCTCGCAGACAAGGTTGAGGATATGCTCTATGCAGGAAAATTGAGCATGGGACATGCACGGGCTTTGCTTGCACTCGAGGGCAAGATAAATCAGGTTGAGGCAGCCAGAAAAATCATAAAAAATGGGCTGAGCGTAAGAGAGACAGAATTATTAGCCCAAAAAACTAAGAAATCTGCTAAAATATCACGCGATAATGACCCTCAGATTGCATCTCTTGAGGAAAAGCTCTTAAGACACTTAGGCACAAAAGTACATATTGCTCAGAAAAACAAAAAGAAGGGGAAAATAGAGATAGAATATTATTCTCTTGAGGAGCTCAACAGGCTTCTTGACATATTAATGACATGA
- a CDS encoding ParA family protein — protein sequence MNKVISIVNQKGGVGKTTTAINLAASLALSGEKILLIDIDPQGNTTSGLGIVRDEVEKTLYSVIAGDCSLAEAVVHTQIEQLYLVPSSVDLLGAEIELIEKDGREGILARALEGLKDSYRYIFVDCPPSLGLLTLNALVASDSVLVPVQCEYYALEGLSMLTKTIRRIQGSFNPRLDIKGIVLTMFDTRNNLAHQVVEEVRKHFGEKVYQTMIPRNIALGEAPSHGKPAMLYDIKSRGAQSYLALAKEILREDGTG from the coding sequence ATGAACAAAGTTATATCCATCGTAAATCAAAAGGGCGGGGTAGGCAAAACGACCACTGCGATTAATCTTGCAGCGTCGCTTGCATTGTCAGGAGAAAAGATACTTCTCATAGATATTGACCCGCAGGGCAATACAACTTCAGGGCTTGGAATAGTCAGAGATGAAGTCGAAAAGACCTTATATAGCGTGATTGCAGGGGATTGTTCACTTGCTGAAGCAGTAGTGCATACACAGATAGAACAGCTTTATCTGGTTCCCTCCAGTGTAGATCTGCTTGGAGCAGAAATTGAGCTTATCGAAAAAGATGGCAGGGAGGGCATTCTTGCCAGGGCGCTGGAAGGCCTAAAAGACAGTTATCGGTACATATTCGTAGATTGCCCGCCATCACTCGGCCTGCTGACATTGAATGCCCTGGTTGCTTCTGATTCAGTTTTGGTTCCGGTCCAGTGCGAATATTATGCCCTTGAGGGCTTGAGCATGCTTACAAAAACAATCCGACGCATTCAGGGATCGTTTAACCCTCGCCTTGACATCAAGGGCATAGTGCTTACCATGTTTGACACGAGGAACAATCTCGCTCATCAGGTAGTTGAAGAGGTGCGAAAACACTTTGGTGAAAAAGTATATCAGACGATGATCCCCAGAAATATTGCATTGGGCGAGGCTCCGAGTCATGGGAAACCTGCAATGCTCTATGATATAAAGTCCAGAGGAGCTCAGAGTTATCTTGCTCTGGCAAAGGAGATATTACGTGAAGACGGCACTGGGTAG
- a CDS encoding DUF401 family protein, whose protein sequence is MIQLTVLDLFKISLIFILMLSLLRKKIGIGYVMLISSGALSLLYRMSLLDIIITTEKVATSGIAIKLLLSLSLIRIFELVLREQKILDAMMNEIRSSFRSRKAVIISMPLLIGMLPSLGGAYFSAPMVEEATRDTEMNPEEKAFINYWFRHPWELILPLYPGIVFASAVSHIPLNRLAITNTVSVIALIIAGYIYSMRDIGSSIGKGIKPAFRANMRSLLNFSPIVLVMILVIIAGMELHYALLIVIIPIFINYRYSIKRIFAAVRYGFSWDVIVIIAGIVFFKETMEASGSVNNLGRFFIEHGIPLLPVFCLLPFAAGLLTGHTVGFVGSTFPLLISIGEPALPSLISLAFASGFIGVLLSPVHLCLILTREYFKADLSGIYRKTIPAGAIIFVAAIVQYFFMQ, encoded by the coding sequence GTGATACAATTAACAGTGCTGGATCTTTTTAAAATATCCCTCATTTTTATTCTCATGCTCAGCCTGCTCAGGAAGAAAATAGGAATAGGCTATGTTATGCTTATTTCATCTGGAGCCCTGTCCCTGCTCTATCGCATGAGTCTTCTTGATATCATTATTACGACTGAAAAGGTTGCCACCAGCGGTATTGCCATCAAACTACTCCTGTCATTGTCGCTTATCAGGATATTTGAGCTTGTTCTGAGGGAACAGAAGATCCTCGATGCCATGATGAACGAAATAAGGAGTTCATTCAGATCAAGGAAGGCTGTTATAATATCTATGCCATTACTGATCGGAATGTTGCCTTCCCTTGGTGGCGCTTATTTCTCTGCCCCCATGGTTGAGGAGGCAACCCGTGATACGGAGATGAACCCTGAGGAAAAGGCCTTTATTAATTACTGGTTCAGGCATCCGTGGGAATTAATCCTGCCCCTTTATCCCGGGATAGTTTTTGCCTCAGCGGTCTCTCATATTCCGCTCAACAGGCTGGCCATAACAAATACGGTCTCCGTTATTGCGCTGATTATAGCAGGATATATCTATAGCATGCGAGACATCGGAAGTTCCATAGGGAAAGGGATCAAACCTGCTTTTCGTGCTAACATGAGGTCATTGCTGAATTTTTCCCCTATCGTGCTTGTGATGATCCTGGTTATCATTGCCGGTATGGAGCTTCACTATGCATTACTTATTGTGATTATTCCTATCTTCATCAATTACCGATACAGCATAAAGCGAATCTTTGCTGCAGTTCGATACGGTTTTTCATGGGATGTAATTGTGATAATCGCCGGAATTGTTTTTTTTAAAGAAACAATGGAAGCATCCGGCTCAGTGAATAATCTCGGCAGATTTTTTATTGAGCATGGTATTCCTTTGCTGCCTGTATTTTGCCTGCTTCCTTTTGCTGCCGGACTCCTGACCGGCCATACGGTCGGATTTGTGGGGAGCACATTTCCCCTGCTCATAAGCATCGGCGAACCGGCTCTTCCGTCTCTAATATCTCTTGCCTTTGCCTCGGGATTTATCGGTGTACTCCTCTCCCCTGTGCACCTATGTCTCATACTGACAAGAGAATATTTCAAGGCAGACCTCTCCGGTATATACAGAAAGACGATCCCTGCCGGTGCGATAATCTTCGTGGCAGCAATTGTCCAGTATTTTTTCATGCAATAA